Below is a genomic region from Papilio machaon chromosome 11, ilPapMach1.1, whole genome shotgun sequence.
ATTACAGCAGCTTGCTCTTTCAAGAAGTCTTCTTGTTAagtaagtataaatatattttcctttaatagTATTCATAGAAAAAGActgatattaaataagttataaagCATTCACTTCAACTCATATACGGAGAGATTGCTGATTTCAAGACCAAAGATTCCATACGACtgcttgttcgtttgccatctATTAGTATAATAATGACATACTACTCTGTCCTGACACATCTCTTTCGCCAAAATTTATACACCTAAgtacaggtgggcacagttaatcgaaaagttaacttcgttaatcgttgattcgttaattaaaaagttaacttcgttattcgttaaagcgttaaattctcgaaatttaaaagttaaagttagtcgttaaaagttaaccataccaacaTTATACTGCTTTTGGGGCCGAAAGAAATAGATAAAACAAGTGAAAAGAAGatcttttgataatttttgataatatgCACAAATTGCACacacttttataaattgaatttacaatttcacacttattgtggcgacacttgtttcaCAATATATTCTCTAACAAATTTATTCGATCTTTtcacacttgattattttgagtGCAATTGAACCTGGAGTCAGTTAGTGATATTCATATCTCAAATATTAGACAgtgtaaaagtataaatgcAGTAAAGTGTtatcgaaccttcttttgattttgtcctgttgttcacgtctttctcggacgctctgatgaatcacacttgcacgtaattaaacatatattcattatcaactcgttcgttcactaTTCGACTTGCTGAaggtcgccgaacatagctAAACTTaggagcgtggcgtggcgcgttatttcaacaaaatgacaacacgtctccaagtttataatgtaacgattaacggacttgattaacggaagttgagtttacgttacgaagttaacaaaagcgtttacactttttgaagtttacttaaaagttaatccgttaagcaaaatgttaacttcgttaattaacaattaacggaTTAATGAGTTAATGATCACCTTTGCACCTAAGGTAAGCAAATAGACACTATTTGTGATAAGGTCTCCTGAGCGGCTAAATAGATCTCGacgaaatttgtcatagatgtacTACGAGatatgctactaattaagttttttttacgtttacgTACCGACGCACTGTGGTTTCAAATCGGATTTGAGGGACTTAGGGTCAAAGTGTTCGTTaccagttttttctttatgcaCATGAGTAGAGGACATCAACCCAAATAATAGTTGTCATGTACGTTTTTTGCCTAAAGGTTATAGTTtggacagaaaaaaataatcatcgtttttttttttgtatgaaacgcatcaaaaaatgttaaattgtagCGAATCCCTGTTTGATCCCGCCttcaaaccttttttttctaaatctgTCTTAATCCCTGTCTAGTCTACTATCATTACACATAGTAAACATGCGCAACTAGCTGCTACTCTTCGagattaaaagatttaaaaatttgcaaaatcaggattatttctaaaatattaattttgtatttatatattttagttgcacctactttataaagaactgaataaaaatgtatttaaactatgatgataatgtcaatatcaaacataatatcaaaaactagTGTCTAAACTTACTCACTATCGCTATCAATATGTTGCAATTGCAATGTATCTTCATCTAGAAATTTGATTTCTGACTCTGTCGAAGAAGGTAGCAGAAGCTCTTTGGCTCTTGGAGAGAACcattgcattttaatttctcATACAAGGTCTTAGCGCTGAAATCTTCGGATCAGACGACAACCTTTACTTACTTCAAcctttttgaattttgatgGCTCGAGTGTTTCTATTTCACCTCTTATACTAGTTCTTATAGCTGCCACTGttgattttgtttcttttgtaaattaaataggaCGACAATAGAACGTTGAAGACGGTCTGTCATTTTCCCAAACAATAGTTCCATCAGATTTCTGCAGCCTTATTGGAACTAGACTAGCCATAAAAATACTAGTCATCAAATTCTTCATCTGACTTCTGTTTGTAGTTACTTTGACGGGAAGCTCCATCTATATATAGTCTCCATCCATTTACTAATAAGCTGTAATTCTGCAGTAGAGTCCAAGTCAAGAGCAAGTACATCCAGAAGTCATGATACTGTCAAGTTCAGCAGGGGCTTGGAGTTTAATGGATGCTTCTTCATCAGTAATTGTCTTGTCTTCTTTGTCTGGATAACACTGTAATTTGGCTTGCTTAAGCTTGTAATTTGACGGATACAGCTCAGAGCCAATTTCGCCCACTGCCTCTCTAAAATTGATGTATTGCCACTTCGATAGTTTTAAGGAAACAAATAATGCTTAAAGGTTGAAGTAAGTAAAGGTTGTCGTCTGATCCGAAGATTTCAGCGCTAAGACCTCGTATGAGAAATCAAAATGCAATGGTTCTATCGCCAAGAGCCAAAGAGCTTCTGCTACCTTCTTCGACAGAGTCAGAAATCAAATTTCTAGATGAAGATACTCGTACATTGCAATTGCAACATATTGATAGCGATAGTGAGTAAGTTTAGACActagtttttgatattatgtttgatattgacattatcatcatagtttaaatacatttttattcagttctttataaagtaggtgcaactaaaatatataaatacaaaataaatattttagaaataatcctgattttgcaaatttttaaatcttttaatctCGAAGAGTAGCAGCTAGTTGCGCATGTTTACTATGTGTAATGATAGTAGACTAGACAgggattaagaaaaaaaaggtttgaaGGCGGGATCAAACAGGGATTCGctacaatttaacattttttgatgcgtttcatacaaaaaaaaaaaacgatgattatttttttctgtccaAACTATAACCTTTAGGCAAAAAACGTACATGACAACTATTATTTGGGTTGATGTCCTCTACTCATTggcataaagaaaaaactggtAACGAACACTTTGACCCTAAGTCCCTCAAATCCGATTTGAGACCACAGTGCGACGTAGTCGCGCGCAAAAGATAAGTAAATTTAGTTAGAAGTTTTCTTTTACCAAGGGTtcttatcttaattaaaatacaattagaattataaaaaaaaagaaattgtttggaaaaataatttatttatataacttaatattaaaaaagattaacaaACATGATaacaataagtaaataataaaaaatgttcactaataacaaaactaattcatttaaatattagaaatacaaAGCGTGATCTTAATGCCAAGGTCAAAACAAAGTACGTTGAATgacttttattcaatttataataaataaaatttgtaacagCATTTACTATGTTTATCTGGTATCTAAGACCATATTTTCAATCATCTTCTcataattatctttaaaactatCTTCTAGTCAGATCCATAAGTTAATTCCCTTGTAACTTGGACTCAGGTCTGCCGAGGGCCTCCGCCTCCGCGAGAGTGTCGGGCATTTTGGTGCCCAGGGTCTCTGGTTGAGTCAACACCAACAGACCTGACAGCAGACCCATCACACCGAACATCATGGACGGTATACCATTCCAATACTCCATCTgggtaaaagaaataaagaaagataGTACCCAACGTCCCTGACCTATCCATGTTAGGGGAACGAAAAGGTGGCATAGCGccgccaaaaaaaaaaaacaaaaacaaaaaaatgctGCATCTGGAAAATACAATAAAGTTGTTATTGCGTTTCGTATGATCTCTTAGTAGGAACTGTACTTAGTTATGAATTCAGAAGAAGAAGAATGTATCAAGCATTGTCGTTATTGTGAATATGGAGGGATAAATCAATGTAATAGAGGTACTATaagaaatgatttaattaataagcaTATCAAGCTTCTGGAGTGAGACTTACAATGAGTTACAACGATTTGAACTAATCGAAAACATGACACTCAATATAGAGAGACAGGTGATGTATTGACttctcaattttattataaactagcttttacccgcgactccgtccgccggaataaaaaataggaaaaggggtaaaaattatcctatgtccgtttcctggttctaagctacttgcccaccaattttcagtcaaatcgattcagccgttcttgagttataaatagtgtaactaacacaactttcttttatatatataagatcaAGAAGATATTTCAAGCTTTCTCAAGAGATTCAACACTAGTATTCCTGCATCTGCCGCAGTAGATGCCGAGGTAACTATTATTTAACCTTCTGTTAAATAAATGCTCATTTCCTtcttctaaaattaaattgatgtcGTCACTCACCAGTACGGGTGTAAGCGGCGCGCTGATGGAGCCGATCCTTCCGATCATGGAGGAGAAGGCGAGCAGCGTGTGCCGGTACTCGGTCGGGTACAGCTCGGAGGTGAACAAATACAGTGACGTCATCACCACAGATATACCGAACTTACCCAGTAGGTAGATTACCAACCGAAGGATGTTCAgttctgaaataaattattgacatTTAGTTAAAAGAAGTTAGGATACGAACATAACTTATTAAGTAAAGcttaacattttttacgttGTCTCGAATAGATAAActtcttgatattttttaatctgaatCACATAACATACTAATTATGATacgatatcaaaaatatttgagtattatttttaaaagtaggaAAAATAAGTGAAATGATAGAaaatttgatgatttttatgGACTTACCTGCTGGTATAAAAGCAAATGCGATGTTGCAGGCCGCACTTATGAAGAAACCACCAGAAAGCGTGGCCTTTCTGCCGATCCTGTCAAGGATAAGAACAGCGGTGGCGTAGCCAGGGATTTCGATAGCGCAAGTCAGAATAAAGTTCAGATACATTGTGTCTGAAAGACTAGTAGAATTGATAGAGAGGCCATAGTAGACAAATGTAGTCGTAATCCACCAGATAGGAGTTGTGCATACTCGACGTAACAGCACTCTTGATTTGAAGATTGcttgtattatatttgattcGACCTGAAACATAACTGTTTTTGAGTAAAATTTCCATCATGTTTATGACATAAATCACTATTTGAAAGGAACAAGAAGAATTGaggaattataataatatcgcGTACCGCACCTTGTTACaaaccgtttttttttttcgtttcttCGGTTAGTAGTTATTTTGGCAGATAAAATCTTACAGTGTAGgggtttataaatatatatgttaatttCCAACAAACCTTTTGAGTGACAGCTGGTGGATTCATTAAGGCTTCCATAGACTTATCACTGATAAAAGTCTTGTTGACCCTGGCAACATTCTCGAGGACGGCGCGTGCCTCCACGTATTTGCGTTTTGAGAGTAGCCAGCGCACACTCTCCGTGAGGATCCAGTAGTAGACTATGATGAGGAAGCAGGGGATGTGTAGAGCCATGATCATGTAGCGCCAAGGCTGTACCACCCACGCCACACCTCCCAGCACAACTTGCCCCACCGCGAACATAGACGACGACGTTGCACTTGTGATCACACGATACTTGGGACCCACCAGTTCCGCCGCTGAaatcattaataaattcatttttgtcGGATTGCTAATATACGAGATGTTAGGGTACTGATCATTTCGGTAACATATGGAGATAACAAGTCGCTAAATGTTTTCCTCAAGAAACTAGTTAGGGACTAGAGAACAGAGAATTTTTAAGATATTGCAAACTTACCAAAGATATAAGCGGAGCTAAAAGTTCCAGCCCCTAAGGTAGTCTGCAATAGTTGTAGTACAAGGTACATAGTGTAGTTAACGGAGAAGGCGCGGATGAGGCCCAAAAGAGCTAGGTTGAAGACGCTGATAATGAGCGCCAAGCGTCGCCCATACTTATCGGAGATGAACCCAGTGATGGGCAAGACGAGGAGAGTGCCCACGCTGCTCAGTGTGCCCGCCAAAGCCCGCAACCATTCTTGACAACCAAGGTCGAACTGGAAAGGTTAATTACTGATTAATAGGCGGgtacaaaaactttaaaaaacatctTAGTGTCATTGAAGTGTACTTTTGCAGTTTGTCCAAGAAATTTGGaacaaaaatactaatataaagaGTGTCTTTATATTTCATCCCAAATACGTTGAAGCTAGAGGTACTTAATTAGTTATGAAGACTTCATACGTTTGAAGAGCAAGAAGTTTGACTTAACGATTGAATACactgaattttaattgattattaaatGCTTTTTAATCTACACTTACATCATAAACAACAGAATTATCTCTTGCGTAAACGAAGCCATCACAGGCAACGGTGTTCGGCCGATCGAAGAGATTAGCGGGACAGGAGAGCAGACTCCCATTGAGTCCTGTGCCCTGTGTGGGAGCGAATCTTTCACAGCTTGAAAATCCAGAGCTGGTTTCGGGAACCGCGTTCAGAATCCAATGTGGTTCGTATTCAAAATCTTTTCCGGTTTCACCGCATTCTGGTATCTGACATCTACAAAGTATCAAaccaaatatataaaataatacacaataGGCATATGAAATGCATTTCTGCAACAAAGAAAGATACAGCAAATTGcaacaatgaaaattaaaagtacaaaattataagatttcgaaaattactaataatgtGTATAATTTCCTATGTAATGTTgctaattgttattattttccatgagaggaaaataaaatactaaataatcggctataaagataatttaacaACTTCTTACCTATGTGGAATTGCAGCCGCCGAGAATATGTATTCACTCATAAAAGCCGAGGCGATGATAGGCAAAGAAACCAATAGAATATTCCTCAGTTGAAACAACCCGAATTGTCCCAATTCGTTGACCAGAACATCATCTAACTCCAACGGTTTGCCAGCCACACTCTTCCTTTTAACTTCTCCTTCGCTTTCTTTTCTAGGAGGAGGTtctactatatttatattatcagCCATTATTAACTATGCCTACTGTAACTCTAGGTAATTGACCGAAGACTTTACCAGTCGACGAGCCGTTTTAAAATGAGATATCTAATTACTATTGCAATTTGTTAACTAATATGACGATAACATAACTTTACATTTGATACAAAGTACTACGCAGATATATTGGAGATATAAAATGCTATGAGAAcactttttaatgatttttatgcTTACAAATCCTTCGGACGCGATAAAATTCGATAAAACGcaaattacttttatcaatcataaattttataaggttAATTGATaagttaatatcaaattactcATTAAAATATCAGATCAaggctaaaaaaaatttagatagaCTGCTTTGTCTTTTAAAACTATGCGTATACCTATAAAggtaatatatattactaataaatgcgaatgtttggatggatggatggatggatatttgtttaaaggtatctccggaacggctcaacgaatcttgatgaaatttagtacaaatataatacatagtctggaagaacacataggctacttattacgtttttttttaattccttgcgGATGGAAGCatgggcgacagttagtaggAAATATAACGAAAAAAGTGGCAGTTTAGAACAGTTACGATTTTATTATGCTTTACTTCGTTTTTTGGATTAAGTGCAGTTTAACTGACTCTAgctaatgaaaaaataattccaaCAGAAATTTCATTTTTCCCGAAAGAAAGGTGATAACATTTTAGTACGCGACTGTAGCCTAATTCGTAGTATTTCAAGGAgtgcttttttacttttagttttattcaattaccacaaattaagttcattttatttaacaatatgcGAACTGCAATTGCTCTATGTGATTTTAGAGTAAGTCACTCTTAGTACCTACTTAGTTCAAAAACTAGAAATAACAGGTGTCGTAAACTTCATTCAAAATTTCTATATCCTGGATTCACATTATCATTAAtggattatgttttatatcttatctaAATAGCATTGACTTTACCTGATAATGTATTAACGAATGAAATCAAggtcatttaataaaaacattttaccaataaaaaaataataataaacattttttcgtACAAATATACCGCGAATTTCCACTACCGAAACATGTTTTCAAACCTCACATTCTCCGTATAAAATGATATATACTCGTAACAATATAAACCAGAGCTATACATATGACGAATATACCGACGAACATACCGATATGACGAACCAGAGCTATACATATATGGCAAACAATTCTAATAGTATCTACTTGACAATTAAATCTAGGCTGATAATAAGAGTTCAGTGGCATTAAGAGATAAGAGAAAAGAGGAacgaaagaaaacaaaaagaatCAATGGGATTCAGATGCTTCGAAACATTAGAAAcgttttttatgaaaataaacaaagacaacCCAAAACCATAACAGTTGGTGGCATAAAgaacacaataaaataaaactctacatattaataaaagtagaaTGTTTATatcatctaaaaaaatatttcgtacacatgatgtatttgagTTGCTGATgaagaaagattttttaacagatttataaattttttgtctatttcGAAAGATTTTGACTAACACGGGGATGTAGATgcacgcgggcatattattatctattttttcaattctgccctgacgaagtcgcaggtTACCACTAGtatcaattataaatacaattattttttatttaatcaataatttaaaacaataggcattattatcattattaatatgtttggTTTTAAGATTAGCATTTagcgttataataaaaagattaaattatgTCAACGATGCGATAAACGCAAGCAAACACGTGCATTCAGTACACGTGtttcatctaatatataaaattctcgtgtcacagttttcgttcccgtaatcctccgaaacggcttgaccgattctcatgaaattttgtgagcatattcagtaggtctgagaatcggccaacatctatttttcattttttttttaaatgtgcgcggacggattcgcgggcgacagctagtacctATATAATAACGATGACTGTTGACTTGCTATAACtttatacaacaatattttcacCCCTCTtctttcctttaaaaaaatagagatagctGTTTTTCTTCTATATGTGCCTGATACATATATGAAGTCTATAATAAGTTCTGTTGTACTTACGTaaggtataatataattagtcAGTATAAGTATTGGTAAaggtattgaaattttatttaaaacaaaatttatttatttacaattaacaataaataagcTTAGTATTATGTACAATTAGTTAAGCGATGATTAACATATTCGTAGTCAAATAATAGAGTTCTAAAAAATCCTGCCAAAAATGTTTGAGCAATCACTTACAGGGtttaatttgcttttaatattCCAATAGGCGTTAAAGGAGTGAGCATTAACGATAAGCACGACTAAGCAGGATCGGGTTTCTTTGATACTTCGTACTTTTATTCATGATTTTGTTGTAAACTgatatggaaataaataaacaaaggtATCGGAGATAAACTAATAATTGCATTGTTATACAAATTTGTACTTTCTCGACAGCaaagtacttattttataaaaattgtactaacgtaatattttacattaattagtCTAGTGTATAcgtaaacataaataactaaGTACGTTTATACAATCAATAGTTGCCGCTTGAGTTTCGCAATCACTTAAAATGGTACAGTTAAAAATTCCACCCACACCTCgatgtttgttatatacaAATCCAAAGATTTAAACATAACTTTCTGCCTCCTGTAATCGACTGAAATAGGTTATTTCTTTACGTGGTATCCCCAAACTAAAACGATTTTGGGTCCTTCATAAGAAACGATATTCCTTAAGGTGGTAGTTATGCAGTTCTACCAGTTTTGTGAATATTAGGCAGCGACGAACACTTTTAAACTAGGATAGCTCGAGCGTTCCAGTGGGAACATATATGAGCTGTGGCGTTTCCCCACTGCGCATGCTAACTGCGCATGTCCGATGATAGGCGGATAATATGTCATTCAGTTAGAACTCGACAGCTAGCTAGTAAGGTGAtgctatgtatatatatgtaaataaagcatTGGAACAAATGTGTCTTTAGAGCTATGAAAGATCACTTAACAGTAGGTAACAACAAGGGTATTCATCACTCGAGATGGACAGGTCGCTGCTTTACAGGGGAGATGGTCTCCGCCTGCTCGATAGTGTCGGGCAGCTCCACTCGCAGCGTCTCTGGTGTGAGCAGCATCAATAGCCCCGACGCACCCGCCATCAGCCCGAACAGGATGTACGGCAGCGACTCCATGTATGACATCtttaaggtaaataaaataccaaatTGATAATTTGAAAGTGACTAATTCTGGGGATGGATAgtgattaaaattgttatattactAGTAGCGGGGTTTGCGGCGCGATCATCTGTCCGATGCGGCCGGTCATGGAGCAAGCTGCCAGCATGCGGTGCCGCAGCCCCGTCGGGTACAGCTCGCCCGTGTACACGTAGATGCTGCTGAACACCATGCTGATGCACAGCTTGCCGAACAGGTTCAGCGACGTCTGCAGCCACACCATTGCTGTAAACAATGCATATCGTCACACAAGTGTCCTTCAATCTCGAAAACGTACCATTTGGGACAGAATTCAATGG
It encodes:
- the LOC106709707 gene encoding organic cation transporter protein, which encodes MADNINIVEPPPRKESEGEVKRKSVAGKPLELDDVLVNELGQFGLFQLRNILLVSLPIIASAFMSEYIFSAAAIPHRCQIPECGETGKDFEYEPHWILNAVPETSSGFSSCERFAPTQGTGLNGSLLSCPANLFDRPNTVACDGFVYARDNSVVYDFDLGCQEWLRALAGTLSSVGTLLVLPITGFISDKYGRRLALIISVFNLALLGLIRAFSVNYTMYLVLQLLQTTLGAGTFSSAYIFAAELVGPKYRVITSATSSSMFAVGQVVLGGVAWVVQPWRYMIMALHIPCFLIIVYYWILTESVRWLLSKRKYVEARAVLENVARVNKTFISDKSMEALMNPPAVTQKVESNIIQAIFKSRVLLRRVCTTPIWWITTTFVYYGLSINSTSLSDTMYLNFILTCAIEIPGYATAVLILDRIGRKATLSGGFFISAACNIAFAFIPAELNILRLVIYLLGKFGISVVMTSLYLFTSELYPTEYRHTLLAFSSMIGRIGSISAPLTPVLMEYWNGIPSMMFGVMGLLSGLLVLTQPETLGTKMPDTLAEAEALGRPESKLQGN